The Candidatus Glassbacteria bacterium genomic interval GGAAACGCCCAATATCGACGAGCTGGCCAGGGGCGGAGTGCGATTCAGCAAATCGTACACCAACTGCCCGCTCTGCCAGCCGGCCCGGGCAGCGATGTGGACCGGTCGCCTGCCGCACACCACCGGAGTCAACTCCAACGGGATGAACTACCCCGTTCCCACTGTCTCCCCGCGCACTCCCACCATGGGAGAAGTGTTCAGCGAGGCGGGGTACGAGGCGGTCCATTTCGGCAAGCAGCACGATGCCGGCAGCTTGCGCGGGTTCACGCTGATCAAGCCCGAGGAGGAGGAGCATCTCGAGTCCCACCCTGCCTGGCCGGTGGACTATGACTCGCGGCGCGACGTGCCCACCACCAGGCAGGTTGTCGACTACCTCGAACAGGAGCACACCCGGCCGTTCCTGGCCGTGGCCTCCCTGAACAACCCGCACGATATCTGCAACTGGATCGGCTCGTTCGAGGGCGAGCACGAGGATATCGCTCCGCCCGGGGGTGAACTTCCCCCGCTGCCGGACAATTTCAAGATCAAGGACCTCGAAAACCGTCCCCGGCCGATCCAGTACATCTGCTGCAGCCACCGCCGCCTGCGGATGGCCTCCAGCTGGAGCGAGGAAAACTACCGCCACTACCTGGCCGCCTACTATCACTACACGAAAATGGTCGACATGCAGGTCGGACAGATAATCGAGGCGCTGAAGGCTTCGCCGGAGGGCAGGAATACCCTGGTCGTGTTCCTCAGCGATCACGGGGATGGAATGGGCGCGCACCGGATGGTGACCAAGCAGGTGAGTTTTTACGAGGAAATGACCCGGATACCGATGATATTCGCCGGGCCGGGAATCGCCGGACCCGGAAAACTGCTGAACGAGCCGCTGGTCAGCCTGATCGACCTGTTCCCGACTCTCTGCGAGCTGGCAAGCATAAAGGCCCCCTCGCG includes:
- a CDS encoding sulfatase-like hydrolase/transferase, producing MSSNLFGKQTISRRSFLAAAGTVPLAAALAGARLATNPGEQPNILIILTDQLAQKAVGAYGNRHVETPNIDELARGGVRFSKSYTNCPLCQPARAAMWTGRLPHTTGVNSNGMNYPVPTVSPRTPTMGEVFSEAGYEAVHFGKQHDAGSLRGFTLIKPEEEEHLESHPAWPVDYDSRRDVPTTRQVVDYLEQEHTRPFLAVASLNNPHDICNWIGSFEGEHEDIAPPGGELPPLPDNFKIKDLENRPRPIQYICCSHRRLRMASSWSEENYRHYLAAYYHYTKMVDMQVGQIIEALKASPEGRNTLVVFLSDHGDGMGAHRMVTKQVSFYEEMTRIPMIFAGPGIAGPGKLLNEPLVSLIDLFPTLCELASIKAPSRLPGISMAGWLHGDNRAGNHEYVVSEWETEWGYTVSPGRMLRTERYKYTCYLEGAGEELYDLEKDPGETRNLTTDRGYRDELEEHRRLLKEHTTAVRDPFFGQGVRVDKRWRSHKLGYQYHEGPSAPEAAWAEEEQQK